Proteins from a single region of Weeksella virosa DSM 16922:
- the lpxK gene encoding tetraacyldisaccharide 4'-kinase: MNWRKLLFPFSGLYWLGSSLRNVFYNIGFLKQTQFDLPIINVGNLSVGGTGKSPHVLYLIELLKNNYKVCTLSRGYGRKSRGFKFANYESKVYDIGDEPMQFFRRFKNKIIVTVCENRVTGTQKIIRDFYPDLIILDDAYQHRSIKAGFNILLTDYQFPYSKDYLLPAGNLRESRAGAKRADVIIVTKCPENLTEKNVQQLRESLRVKPKQELFFSKIEYATKLIGLHDEIPMSNWLNYNAVVVTGIANAQNFVAFCEEKFRAVLHLEFPDHHNFSNTEIEYIRKRYQNTEGERILLTTEKDYMRLMEEESLKNDMYYLPISVTLNDEKKFNELIIDYVRENQKRS, translated from the coding sequence ATGAATTGGCGTAAACTTTTATTCCCTTTCTCGGGTTTATATTGGTTAGGAAGCAGTCTTCGGAATGTTTTTTACAATATAGGATTTCTGAAACAAACACAGTTCGATTTACCTATTATCAATGTAGGAAATCTTAGCGTTGGAGGTACAGGAAAATCTCCACATGTACTATATCTAATAGAACTACTAAAAAACAATTACAAAGTTTGTACCCTTAGTAGAGGGTATGGACGAAAATCTAGAGGATTCAAGTTTGCAAATTACGAGTCGAAAGTGTACGATATTGGTGATGAGCCGATGCAGTTTTTTCGTCGTTTCAAAAATAAAATTATAGTTACAGTTTGTGAAAATCGTGTAACAGGAACACAAAAAATAATCCGCGATTTTTATCCTGATTTAATTATTCTAGATGATGCATATCAACATAGAAGTATCAAAGCAGGATTCAATATTCTATTGACAGATTATCAATTTCCATACAGTAAAGATTATTTATTGCCGGCCGGGAATCTGCGAGAAAGTAGGGCGGGAGCTAAGCGTGCAGATGTAATTATTGTGACCAAATGTCCAGAAAATCTTACCGAAAAAAACGTTCAACAATTACGCGAAAGTTTGAGAGTGAAGCCAAAACAAGAGTTGTTTTTTTCTAAGATAGAATATGCAACAAAACTTATTGGTTTGCATGATGAAATTCCGATGAGTAACTGGTTAAATTACAATGCGGTTGTTGTGACAGGAATAGCAAATGCACAAAATTTTGTTGCTTTTTGTGAAGAAAAATTTAGAGCAGTTTTGCATTTAGAATTCCCAGATCATCATAACTTTAGTAATACTGAAATAGAGTATATCCGAAAAAGATATCAAAATACAGAAGGTGAAAGGATTTTGCTTACCACCGAAAAAGATTACATGCGCCTGATGGAGGAAGAGTCGTTGAAGAACGATATGTATTATCTGCCAATAAGCGTAACTTTAAACGATGAAAAAAAATTTAACGAATTAATTATAGACTATGTTAGAGAGAATCAAAAACGCA